A region from the Lycium barbarum isolate Lr01 chromosome 8, ASM1917538v2, whole genome shotgun sequence genome encodes:
- the LOC132606079 gene encoding uncharacterized protein LOC132606079: MATKMSMVFTFLGLLAIICTTTAREMPSDKGLADQKNFVGVGGVGGFSGVGSNGLPIGGVGGGVGGGADLGGGLGGAVGGVGGIGGVGGLGGAAGLGGLGGGAGGLGGLGGGDGGLGGLGGGAGGLGGLGGGDGGLGGLGGGVGGLGGAGGLGDVGGLGGAGGLGGGCGPCSGAGSLP, encoded by the coding sequence ATGGCTACTAAGATGTCTATGGTTTTCACTTTTCTTGGTTTATTAGCAATTATTTGTACCACAACAGCTAGAGAAATGCCTAGTGACAAAGGTCTTGCTGATCAGAAGAATTTTGTGGGGGTTGGTGGTGTTGGAGGATTTAGTGGTGTTGGAAGCAATGGGCTGCCTATTGGTGGAGTTGGAGGTGGGGTAGGTGGTGGTGCTGACCTGGGTGGTGGACTTGGTGGTGCAGTGGGGGGTGTTGGTGGAATTGGTGGGGTAGGAGGACTTGGTGGGGCAGCGGGACTTGGTGGACTAGGGGGTGGAGCTGGTGGACTAGGTGGGTTGGGGGGTGGTGATGGTGGACTTGGCGGACTAGGGGGTGGTGCTGGTGGACTAggtgggttgggtggtggtgatgGTGGACTTGGTGGATTAGGGGGTGGTGTTGGTGGACTTGGGGGTGCAGGGGGGTTGGGGGATGTAGGTGGGTTGGGTGGTGCAGGGGGGTTGGGTGGTGGTTGTGGACCTTGTAGTGGGGCTGGAAGTCTTCCATGA
- the LOC132604941 gene encoding germin-like protein subfamily 1 member 13: MSLKSIVLTIVIMAVLSSMGHAFDPSPLQDICVAVDDSKAAVFVNGKFCKDPMKVVADDFFLSGINMPGNTSNPVGSAVTNVNVNNLPGLNTLGISLARIDYAPYGLNPPHTHPRGTELITVLEGTLYVGFVLSNPGPNMKNRLFTKILKAGDVFVFPFGLIHFQFNIGKTKAVAMSGLSSQNAGAITIANAVFGSDPPINPYVLTKAFQVEKKVVDYLQSQFWWDNN, translated from the exons ATGTCTCTCAAGTCAATTGTATTAACCATAGTCATTATGGCTGTGCTATCTTCAATGGGCCATGCATTTGATCCTAGTCCTCTCCAGGATATTTGTGTTGCTGTTGATGACTCCAAGGCTGCcg TTTTTGTGAATGGAAAATTTTGCAAGGATCCAATGAAGGTTGTGGCAGATGATTTCTTTTTGTCTGGTATAAACATGCCTGGAAATACTTCAAATCCAGTTGGATCAGCTGTAACTAATGTGAACGTCAACAATTTACCTGGACTCAACACTCTAGGTATTTCGTTAGCACGTATTGATTATGCGCCATATGGTCTCAACCCACCTCATACTCACCCCCGAGGAACCGAGCTTATTACTGTCCTTGAAGGCACACTCTATGTTGGCTTTGTCCTTTCAAACCCCGGCCCAAATATGAAGAATAGACTCTTTACCAAGATTCTAAAGGCTGGAGATGTGTTTGTTTTCCCATTTGGTCTCattcattttcaattcaatattGGAAAGACTAAAGCTGTTGCAATGTCTGGATTGAGTAGTCAAAATGCAGGTGCTATCACTATTGCTAATGCGGTATTTGGCTCAGATCCACCAATCAATCCTTATGTTCTCACAAAAGCATTCCAAGTTGAAAAGAAAGTTGTGGATTATCTCCAATCACAATTCTGGTGGGACAACAACTAA